The genomic segment AACGACAGCGTCGACGTCGCGTCGCAATTGCGCGCGATCGCCGCCGCGCATCTGCCGAGCGAGCCGGTGGTGCGCGTGCCCGCAAGCGAAGGCTGGCTCGTCAAGCGTGTGCTCGATGCCGGCGCGCGCACGCTGATGTTCCCCAACATCGAATCCGCCGATGAAGCCGCGCACGCCGTGCGGCTCACACAATATCCGACCGCCGAGGCGCGCGACGGTCAGCGCGGTGTCGCCGGCGTGGTCCGCGCGTCGGGCTATGGAATGCGGCGCGATTACGTGCAGACGGCCAACGCGCAGATCGCGACGATCGTGCAGATCGAGTCGGCGCGCGGCTTGCAGGAGGTCGAGAAGATCGCCGCGACGCCGGGCGTCGATTGCCTGTTCGTCGGACCCGCCGATCTGGCCGCGAGCCTCGGTCATCTTGGCGATGCGAAGCACGCCGACGTGCAGGCGGCGATGGCGCGCATCGTCAGCGCTGCTGATAAGGCCGGCATTGCCACCGGCATTTTTGCGATGGATGTCGCGAGTGCAAAGCAGCATCG from the Paraburkholderia fungorum genome contains:
- a CDS encoding HpcH/HpaI aldolase family protein produces the protein MSTFTNPLKQRLTETDPLFGLWLSLGSDAAAEALAHAGFDWLLIDMEHAPNDSVDVASQLRAIAAAHLPSEPVVRVPASEGWLVKRVLDAGARTLMFPNIESADEAAHAVRLTQYPTAEARDGQRGVAGVVRASGYGMRRDYVQTANAQIATIVQIESARGLQEVEKIAATPGVDCLFVGPADLAASLGHLGDAKHADVQAAMARIVSAADKAGIATGIFAMDVASAKQHRDAGFRFIALAADVMWMLRATRQALQEVRS